Below is a window of Poecile atricapillus isolate bPoeAtr1 chromosome 2, bPoeAtr1.hap1, whole genome shotgun sequence DNA.
ACTTATTGTAGTTTCTCTTACTTTATTAAGGCTTGCAGAACTCCCTTTCAGATCTCTGCTAGAATTCCTTGTTAAAAAATTGGATGTTTATTACTTCCTAGTCCCCCAAATCTGCTTGgggctccttcccctgctcctccagaaAGATGGGATAAGTACCACCTAATTCTGCAaattttctgcttattttccCTGTTCATGGGCACTtccacctccaccttacacacaagATAATGCAAAGAAAGGTTTGGGGGTGGGAACCTCTTCACTGCCTGTAAAGAACTCTAGATcttcctttttggttttttttggtttttttttgttatgttcTTGTATTTCCTAAGTACTAATTTAGTACTGGAGTCAGACTCTCTTCTCTGGCACCTGCTTTTGGTACATCTGAAGAAACGTTTCTCATTTCTGTTGTTtgtaaaaatacaattacacagccagcactgcaggTCCTCATTGGCTCACCTGCTACAAAAGACACTctgaagaaaagcagtttaATACAAAATATAGCTATGAGATAATGTTCCCAAATATACACAGCAAAAAATTCTCACAGATAAAtgtttgatgtatttttttttttccctgaatacTTTTACTTCCCATCTGCTCAATGAATGTGATGCACAGATCTGCAGTCACAGCTTAGAGACAACTCCAGGGAAAAGTTACTTAAAAAGGCTCCTGAGAATATCCTGTGCTTTCTTTGGATAAATATGAACCAAAATGTGTGGATTTTCAAGCATAAATAGCTCCTGAAGTGAGGGAATGTAAGAATTTCTCGTGGAAGCaaaggcaaaaaggaaaaaaacggcttttttatcctttttttttttttttttttctgtttttatgcaTCACATTTGAACCACAGAGATTATGTGGATGGATCCTATGAAAACAGATCTTGGAGGTGAGAGCAGAACTACCAAGGAGTTTTAATGAAATCTGTACTTtaacactgaaatgaaaatgttcatGCAGGAAATAGAACTCACATTTTAATGATATTAATTAAtaacacttaaaaataattttgctacTTTGAAAATTTTCAGAACTTTTCAAGGTGGAAATACCACACCCTCATAGTGATCACCTACAACTTGTAAAACAGCAATATTGGCCCATTGATTTACCTCTTCAGCTATTATTGCTAAAAATTGTCTCAGCTGGTAGAAACACTGTTCTTGAGCGCAATTTTGTGTCTGTGGAGAGGAACAGAAACACAGTATTGGTAAAAAATTAGCAATAGTCTCTTTCTGGATTATACTGTCAGGGGGATGATTTTTAAAGACAGAATGAGAACAGTAGTGGATGAGTTTGAAGTTTTTTTCATAGTCTTAAggtgtgccaggggaggtttaggttggacaccaggaggaattCCTTCACAGAGTGGGTTGATTAgacactggaatgggctgcccagggaggcggTGGAGGTGGAGGGAGGGGGGTGGCACCCAGTGCCATGGTCTGTGGCCCCGTTGGTGTTCCTTGATAGGTTGGATTCAGTGATCTCAGAGTTTTACCCAACCTAAAAAACTCCGTGATTCGGCGATTTAATAATTCTGGGAATCcagcgccgcccccgcccctcaCGACAAGCCCCGCCCCTCACTCCAGACCCCGCCCCTCACCCAGACCCCGCCCCTCACtacaagccccgccccctcagCAGTGACCACGCCCCCTTCTCCGCCCCCCGCAGCAACGCCTCGCTTCTCCCTCCCCGTCCCCGTCGCTAGGGGGCGTTCCCCGCCGGTCACGCGCCAGGGCGCGGAGCCGAGCCGCGCTCCCACATCGCTCCGCAGTGTCCCGGCGCTGCGCTCGGCGCTCAGCTGCTCGGGTCTGCGGGAGCGGCGTGAGAGCGATGctcggggccgccgccgcctgAGGGCCGGGTCCGCTCGGGTCCCGGCGGAGCGGTGGCGGGGCGGCCGCCATGGGGCTGGGATCCAGTTCCGAGGGTCCCGGCGGCGGCGCCGAGGGCTTCCACGTGCACGGGGTGAGGCGGCCGCCGCCGGGCCCgcggggagagggagggaggtaGGTTGGGAGGGCCGCGAGGGGCGGCGGGCGCTGGGGCGGGTCCGGCGGGGCCCCGCTGCCGCATCCCGCCCGCGGTGGCTGGGTCGCCCCGGCTCCCACCTGTGGGCTCCTTCCCGGAGCTGCCACGCCGGCAggggcggggcggccgcgcCGCTCCCGGTACCAGCGGGTGCCCGTCCCGGCGGCTCGGGGCCGCGACCTGGTGGGACTTGGCTGCCGAACAGCCTGGGGGAGCCTGGGGGAGCCTGTGGGGCTGCTCTCGAAGTTGTTAAAGAGTAGAACACggcttcttccctccctgtTCCCCTCCTgttctccctgctcccctccccgtTCCCCTTCTCTTTCTGCCGTTCTCTCTCCTTATTCCCCtacttccctccttcccctgctcccttctctcTGGATCTTCACAGCATCATGTTAGGGGGTTAATTCCCGCTCCAGCGGTGCTTTCCTCCGTGGCTGTCTCTCCCAGATGTAGATGCAAATTTGTTGTAACTCCTCTTCAGCAGATTGTCTGCACGTACAATGGTGTAAATGCATATCTGGAAGGATGGGCAGATGCTTGCATGAGTTATTGTTTCTTTCGGTGGGTATTTTCCTTCCCTGGAATAAGAATGGGAGCGTTGCTGCCACGTGCTGTTTCCACTTCATGTGCATTCTGTGTTTCTCAGCATCAGTATAAAGCTGCCTGTTTGCTTTTGATGCAGTTCAGGGTTGTGATCAAAGTTACTACTTCTACTCCAGCTGTGGTTACAGTGCTCagttttgattttgaaaataaagcatGATTTTTAGtcttatttttgctttggaaGCTTTTATTGAAGTAACTATgctattaaatatattttataacttttatagacagttctgCCAGCAAAAGCCACAATACCGGTACAATtttatctgtttaaaaaaaggtaaaaatatatAACTAGCATTTTGGTAACACCAGACCAAATACAAGATGTAGGAGTTTTAACTTTCCTAGCAATGCCTCCGTACCCACAGCAATGAACTTCCCAGTTTAGATGATGTCTGGGTTGTAATTTTATACTTAAATTGTGAGGTGGCCCTCAGGAATCAAATACATCTTAGGTTAAGGGCTGCTGAGTTAAGAAAAAGTGAAGTCAAGAGCAAACTGTCAGTAGGTTTGCAGTGATTCCATAACACTACCTTGCTTTCTCTGTGTACCTTGAAGTGGGTGGACTTCAGTGTAATCAGCAAacttttggtggggtttttcctGGTATGAAGGTGTTTTATGAGTATCCTCACTATTGATGGCATCTCTTCTATGACAACTTTGGTTCTAATGAAATTGAAATGTCCCAACTCTTATTTCTTAGGAATCTTTTCTAAGTGGTGGCAGTTTTCATGACCAGAACTTGTGGGCAGGCGTGTGCTTGTGTAAATATTCCTGTTCCaatgggctgggaatgtggAAAGCCAGCTGTCACTTGTGTTCATGGAAAAATGGCTCTGATGCAAGTGGGGACTCTCACTGTGCTCAGGTTGTTAGAACAATGGAAGaaaatcctgcagcagcacGTTGAAAACCAAGCCTTTCTCCAAAGTGTTCAGCATTTAATAATTCCAAGCTGTGAACTCTGAATCACAACATTTGTGTCTTATATGGGGTTCAAAACCTGCTTTTACAGCTTCATTTGGATATCTGTTCATAGTTTTATAAAAGTAAGATTGAGAGCAGTCATTTGGTGCCTTATCTCTGGCTCAGCTCAAAAGTAAATATTGAATCAAGTGTAAAGATTAACACTTTCACTTATGTAACTGGAGATCAGAGTAGAGTAACGATAAAATGTATGTTCTGCAGGTTCAAGAGAATTCCCCAGCCCAACAAGGAGGACTGGAACCTTTCTTTGATTTCATCATTGCCATAGGACACACGAGGCTTGTAAGTCTCAAacaatttcagtgtttttttccacCCTCCATGAACTGTGGGTGCTGTAATGATGATGAAGGGTAAAAGCTGTAACTGGCACAAGCAGAGAAACTTTTCACATTGGACAttaaaagtaaagtaaaatttGAAGGTGTTCAAAGTCGCTTTGGCTGGATCCAAGTTTGAAGGAAAGGTTTTGTTTATGCCTTTACACACCTTAACTTCTTATCAGGTTAACACAATGTTTATGTTATTGCTCATTTGTACATATTTTGTACCACAAGGTGAATACTGAACTGGTGAGTCAATAGTCAGAGCTCAACATTTGTTTAAACAAAATAGTTTCAACATTTGataaaacatggaaaagaatCATAGCCTGTCTACTTATACTTTCAAGACAAAGAACACAGTTCCTGTGTGTTATGAGAGTTGgtctggtggggtttttttgagttttgatTTGGGTTTATGAAGACTCAGAGCTTTACCTTGTATGCTCCACCCTAACCAAATACAAGCTGAATTCATTAAgttttgtcttggttttatGAGATGTCTTTTTTAGAAGTGATCATTATaagggcagatttgggggaAGATCATTTAATCTTCTAACGTGACAGAAATGAAGATACTCTCACTGTCAGTTTGCAGTGACTTTGAAAGGCTGTTGAAGAGGGATGGGGCTCAGAGACATGAAGTGAAATGTTGCTGCTCATTATTAAACACAGTTGACATCTGATACTGCTGGTATTATTTAATAGCACTTGTGAAGGACAGAAATGCCAGTGATGAAATGGAATAACAGGAAGTATTTATGTAAAGGGATGTGTGTTGACAGTACTGACTGCTTTATagtaaaagaaaattgaattgGAAAATGCTGGGATTGTTTGTGAACCACAGAGCCTAAACTTTCATACTTTTGGTTCTTTGTATTCAAATTCTGCCACAGATGTTACAGGTACAACTGGAAATAATGTTAATCCTGTATCTCTGCTCTacagaacaaagaaaacaatatGTTGAAAGACCTGCTGAAGGCAAATGCTGAGAAAGCAGTGAAGTTGGAGGTGTATAACATCAAAACAATGAAAATCCGAGAGGTGGAGGTGATCCCCAGTAACATGTGGGGAGGACAAGGCCTCCTTGGAGCCAGCGTGAGGTTCTGCAGCTTCCAGGGAGCCAATGAACACGTCTGGCACGTTCTGGTGAGGAGGAATCCTTGGCTGGCTCATTAATGGTTATGTAACCTTGTTTTACAGTTTGATGTTTAGCAGTAATGTAAAGTACAGCAACACAGTTCTGAAGGTTTGTCTGAGATATTTGAGTAGGAACAAGAAGTGGGTGGCTGTCAGGGTTCCCAGTGACAGTGACAAAAGtaactccatcccagctggaCCAAACAGGATAGGTGGgaaggtttttttcattttatgttgAAGAATCAAtggcaaaagcaaaaaagatTCTGGCCTGATTGTCTCTGTCTTGGCTAAACTTCATTAAAGTAATATTAATCTTACAAATAGCAccacaaatttattttaaaattaagaggAAGAGCTGAAAGAGTAGAACTGAATAGGAAAGAATGTTTATGTTTCTGGttgtttaaataaatgcaatttctcAACATGTTCAGAGGAGTAAGAATTTTCTTACTTAACATGTTTTACATCTTACTTAGCATCTTTTACAGGATGTCACACGTAGATGTAGACTATTCCAAGAGcttcttttttattccattaaCAAAATGCTCTTTCCTTCCTTGCTCTGGAAGTTAGCTCTTCTTTTTGATCATGGTATTTTGTCCTGCTGTGGGTGCAGATGACTCGTGTCACTCTTTCACAGGATGTTGAGCCTTCGTCTCCTGCGGCTCTGGCTGGTCTCCAGCCATACACTGACTACGTTGTTGGATCTGATCAGATTCTCCAGGAGGTGGGTGCATGGTCCTTCCAGCACAGAGTGATTGTCTTTGTGCCTGCCAAGTGTTTGTTgtagggtttgggtttttgtatAAATCTGATCAAACATATGGGGGTGGTGGCGGGGGATTATGGAAGGCTGATGTTTATGACAGAAAGTTTATGGTTAAGGTAAACATCTTTTTGGTCTGACAATAAAAATAAGTTGCCACTAAAGATCAAACTACATTGTTGATGTTTCTGTCTCTGGGTATTTAATGTCTGACATTGAGTAAATAACTGTGTAAAATGTTGACTTTCACATTTGGGTTTCTTAACTACTactttcttcctgttttttccaTAGTCAGaggatttcttttccctgaTTGAATCCCATGAGGGGAAGCCACTGAAGCTGATGGTTTATAACACTGAAGCAGATTCCATCCGAGAGGTAGTTGTGACTCCCAATGGAGCTTGGGGTGGAGAAGGAAGGTACTGATCTCTCTTGCTGACCTGTTTTACACTTGCTGTAGATGAGTAATTAGGAGTATTACTACTATCAGTTATTAGTGTTTCCAAGTTAAGCCTTGTTTCCTCACACTTGTCACCCAAAACTCTTAATctttaattaaacaaaaatcagCCTAGAACTAGGAATTGGACACATTCAGGATCTAATCCTGTTCAAGTCGAATTAAATGGCAAAACTCCTGTCTTAAGTTCGCAGTTAGCAGATTATCTGCATTCTCATAGTCAAAACATTCAGCTAAAGCAAGAACAAAACCCACCTCAGCTCAGATTAAATACTTGGTAAAGATATAAAATAATACACTGAAAGCTAAGCTGTGCATGTCTCAAAGTTCATTACAAAGTCTTCCTTAAGTACTCTTAAATGGAAATTCTTGCAGGTAGCTATTTCCTGCTATAAACTCTTCTTGTTTAAAAGagtcaaaatttaaaatattagctTTGTTAAGAGCAGCttttgtcttgatttttttcctcttgtacAGTTTAGGATGTGGTATTGGATATGGCTATTTGCACAGAATTCCAACACAGTCTGTGACATCAAAGAAAAAGCCAGAAAGCAAACCACCTTCACCCTCACCAGAAGCTGGAACTCCTGTGCCATCCACTAATGGTTACACAGAGGTAGGAAAGAGATAAATTCCAATCTCTGCCATGTTCTCTGGAGTTTCAAAATTTTCTGCTGGTTGTGACAGTGGTAATACAGAATGTTTGAGTACAGCATTTAGTCTTGCTTGAATGAAATGGAGTTTGctgaagggaaaggaagagctGATGTTGCTGAGCAGGTGCCAGATCACCAGTGTTGGCTGATACTAATTCCTGCCAGgtattttctccttgttttcaaGTCTTGCATCCTACAGCCATGCCAGTATGAGGCTCATATAGATGTTAGAACATCTACTTCTGTAGGAGAAAGATACACCCACAAAAACGAAGTTCTGAGAACAGACTGGCTTTAAAAGGCTGAACTGGAACATGTCCTTTCATGGGAGGCTTGGCGACAGGTGAAGCTTCTGATATAAAACAATGTTTTTACTTCTTGCTGTCTTATTCCAGACTCCATTGTTGGCACCTACCTCTCAGAATGACATCTCTGAAGCAGTTATGAACTTGGATCATTCCACAGAGCAAGAAATGAGTGGTTACTCACCAGAAAgttccctttctcctcctccccctctccaGAGAGTTATGGATCCAGGTATGTCTTTTGGGTGCCTTTTTTCACCAATTCTTTTGAGTACATTATAGTACCTATTAGTTCTAAATAAGCTAATATGGTCTTAAACAAGCTAGAGGTTTAAATTCAGAATTGTGAGCACTGGTGGTGGTTCTCTTTGAGGTTTTTGACTTCCCTGGATTTTAGAGCTGTAGAATTTGGTTACCATGTAAGTTACATTTATTTGTACTTAGTGGTAAGGGAGCTTCACTGACTTCAGTCTGGATAGAACATGTCCTTTTGAATCTAGTATTTTGTGTTGCAACTAATATTTGCTTTCTCCTTCAGGCTTTCTAGATATGTCTGGAATTTCAGTTTCTGAGTTCACAAGCTTAACAGACAGGTCCAGCATGTCCCCATCTGCCTCCTTCaatgtgccagcagcagggacttCTGTAGGCCCTGAAACACTAATGCCAAATAGTGAAGCCTCTGCTTATTTTGGTAAGTGCACTCAAGATTTCCTTTAGATCTAATTTCTGGAATGGCACCAACTCATGTTCACTTAACATCATCACAGTTTTTGAAATAGGCAAATTTTAATAAAGATCAGCAAGACTGGcaaagatgggatggaaaaagTAGCAGAAATCAGGTTTAGAAATGGAAAAACCTAATGCACTTTTTCTTAAGTTTATAGAATGTGGGTCTCTTTTGTTAAATGAAAATGCTAAGGCACTATCTGTTAGCCTagtatgttttgtttttttacaaactatctgttttccagaaaatgCCTCAACTTTGGACCCTGAAGGTTTAACCCTGTATCCTGAAGGATCAGGCAAGCAGCCCACACTGGATGAGCTCCTGCCTTCAATTCCTTCTTTACCTTCTCTTGATCTTCCTCATGACATTTCTTCAAAAACAACACTAGGAACTGATGCTGATAACCAGGAATCCAAGCTGCTTGTGAACAGCACTGAGAGCTCATTAACCACTGCTCCAGAGACACCAGAGCACGAAGCAGCAAGTGAGCAgaaaggagaagcagctgcacaagATCCTGAGTGAGTGGACCTTGCTGCTGTTTACAGACTGCTGAATGCTGCAGTGCTACAGcttggaatatttttcttatcttGAAAGAATTACAGTTGCTATATTTTGTTAGTGTAGACAATACTAGAAAAGAAATCACATGAAGTACATATCCTGTTGTCTTTTCCAATCACTGTTTAATGGATTGATCTATGTTCAAAATTTGAATGTTGTCCAAAATGACCCAATCAATAGAGAAATTAATGCAGAAACAAGTTGGACACTGGCAGAATGTCAAGTTCTGGAATTCACGTTTGCCTACAAGTGCTCCTGGATACTTACAAAGGTATTGTGCCTGAACAGTGACACTTAGTGATGATTTTATCCTGATGTTTGATGgcattataaaaatatttatagtttTGTTAGAAAGCTTTTCTAATGGTACACCTTGGTTAGACTGTTCTTGTGACTTGCAAGGCATTTCTTACACTAACATGCTTTCACTTACTAGACTGTTATTTTTCTTGGTTTCATTCTCTTCTCTGCAACAGTCACTCATGTACCTTTATATACCTACTTGAGCTGGAAAGAAATACAATGGGCTTTGAAATTGCAGCCCCAAATGGGACAAAGCCATTCACTTCTGCTCTTGAATGGACCAGGTAGTGGCTGTGCAGTTAAATAAACAATGAAGGGGGAGGGAGTGATGGTGGTTACTTGAAACAAATTGAAGATGATTTTAAAGTAGGGGTGATGAGTCTTTTTGGGGAAGGGTGAATGTCTTGGCTTCTCTAGTGACTGAGAAATAGCTCTCCTTTGCTCCTATTCACTCATTACTATTTTTATACAAATTATTGTAAGTTTAAGACATGGGCTGTTGTGCAGCACCTGCAATTTGTTTTTGTAGCTTTGTTTGCATTTGTCTCCAAATCACTTCTGAATGTAATGGCAAACAGGGCATGAACAATGGAAGACATGGATGGTTTTATAATCCTCAAGGCAGTGATTTATCATGGAATTTCAAAACTGCTGATAGGCAATAATACAGCTACTGCAGTGAAAATCCTTTGTAAATTAAGAGAATGGGGTACAAGGCTGGCATGTGTTTAGGCTATAAACTAAAGTACACTTATTTAGCACAATATTGCCTGATTTCCTTTGCTCTGGCTCCTGCTGTGTTTCTGCACTGTGCAGGTCAGTAAGTGACAGCTGACTGGGCTGAAATCTGGTACTGATGCAGGGGGGGACTCAGGGTCCCACAGGTTTGTCTGTGACAGCTCAGATTCAGCCAAAGGGTGCAGGCAAAGTCACAGCACAACAGAGCTTCAGATGAGTCCaccccaacaaaaaaaatctgctcttGATCTGTTGTTCATCTGAAATACTGCAAGTACAGTAGTTCTGAACAGGACTGTCAAAGTACCTGTTGCTTTAAAGAATGTATTAAAGGCAGTAGAATTGACAGTGGATGCTAGTCTGCTAAAGGGTCTGTTAATTGTAAGCcaattttatttcctgtgttgctaaaataaatttcttattttgttcCCCCAGCTGACTGTTCCAAGGGCAAACAGCCAAACACTAAacagaaatgtaatttaaattattcctAGGTTTGTTTAATCTTGGAGCCTGATGCCTGAAGACACCTAAGTGGTGTTTTCTTCATGTTGTTTATTTAGGACTGTTTCTAGTCTTTTACCTTTATCAGAAATGGCCACGAGAGGGTAATAGCTCATTTAAATGACTCTGTACCATAAACACCTTTTAGAAATCTAAGAGCAGGGAATGTCAAAACTCAGGCTAGATTTCAAATGTCACCATAATAAATGGCTTAAACTTATTTCAGTCTGTGTCCAGGCTCTGTGTGTTATGTTAACTGGATCTGGGAAGGGGTTTGGAAAACCAAGTAGTTAATCTTGAGCAGGAGAATGTTGTGTTCTCCAAACCTGAAACCTGATCATTCAAATGCTAAATGAGGTGAAGAGTTGTGTCTCCTCATCAAATTTCTCTTCTCTGACCAACTTGGATACTCCCTCACAGCTGCAGCACGAAAGCAGAGAGTACTCCCGTTTGTGAGTGCAAAGTGAGAAAAGTGATTGGAATTTtagtttcaaaataaaaagaatgagAGAAGCACCTGAGGGTTGCTGGATTCAGAGCCAATACCAAACAGCCACACAAGCCTGCTGCTGTCCCAAACATGTTTGCAGGTAAGCAGGAGCTGGATGTGACCTTTCTCCCACTCTCTAACTTTGAGGGCATCTCTAaacccaacagcagcagctcttctgcagaCACAAGAATGATTATCTGGGCAGCATCAGGGGAAGGGTAAAACAACGGGAGAAGGAGGAAGTCACCTCCAACATTACAGCAGCAGGGTGGTTTGCATGGCCAGACACAACAAGATGAGCTTCCTGACCTGAGCTGCTCCCTACAATTAACAGCTGAGCCTGAGAACACAGGTCTGGCAGACATTAAATCCACAgaggctcccagcagctcaAGTATTAGAGTGAGGATTAGGCAAAGCCCATCTCCACTGAGCCGTGCTCCAGCCAAtgcacagctcccagggctgaTGGGGGCTGAGCCAGGAGGAGCCCTCTGAGCCACAGGGACTCAAACCTCTGCCCAACAAAGGCCACAGAAAGCTGGCcaagccctgccccagctgagGCTAACTTGATCCATGGGAACTTTCCATACAGCATAACCCTGTACTAGGAACAACTGCAAACCCCCAAGATCATGATAAGGAAGTAACCATCCTAGAGATAAACATGCACATTTCATTATTACAGCAATATGGATGCTGAACTAATTCTGGCTGAACTTGAATGAGTGAATGGATGTATTTATTGTCTTTAAGTTGAACACCTACTGGTAGAACTATTACAATACCAAATTCAGGCAGTTGATTTAATTTTCCCTCTTAAACTTTCACAGCAGGCCTGACAATCTACTGAACCTCCTGCTGTACTGCTCTAGGCTCTGTGCAGAGGCTGCTCAGCCACACTTGGCTGAGCTTCTCCGAGCTACAGCTcagaaatgctgcaggaaaagggatcTCTGCAATGCTGAGCAGAGATCACACCACTCACATGTACTGGTGGGCTTGTGTACTTCCACATGCATTCTCCATCTTCCTCCAAAACTGGGCAAGTATTTCCACCTCCAAGCAGTTACAAAATAACAGGCTCTTAAGAGAAAGCAGCTACAGGTTACTAATTGCATTGATTAGACTGTGTTAGTATGTTCCATTTCCTGGGCACTGCCCACACAACCTCCTTCTTGGCTTTTGCCTTATGCAAACACCAACTGGCTTTGCTTCTGCTGTAgcagaa
It encodes the following:
- the GORASP1 gene encoding Golgi reassembly-stacking protein 1, with product MGLGSSSEGPGGGAEGFHVHGVQENSPAQQGGLEPFFDFIIAIGHTRLNKENNMLKDLLKANAEKAVKLEVYNIKTMKIREVEVIPSNMWGGQGLLGASVRFCSFQGANEHVWHVLDVEPSSPAALAGLQPYTDYVVGSDQILQESEDFFSLIESHEGKPLKLMVYNTEADSIREVVVTPNGAWGGEGSLGCGIGYGYLHRIPTQSVTSKKKPESKPPSPSPEAGTPVPSTNGYTETPLLAPTSQNDISEAVMNLDHSTEQEMSGYSPESSLSPPPPLQRVMDPGFLDMSGISVSEFTSLTDRSSMSPSASFNVPAAGTSVGPETLMPNSEASAYFENASTLDPEGLTLYPEGSGKQPTLDELLPSIPSLPSLDLPHDISSKTTLGTDADNQESKLLVNSTESSLTTAPETPEHEAASEQKGEAAAQDPE